CATACATAGTCTGATGCATAAGACCCGATTCTCTCTCTACAAGAGCCTCAAACGCCTCCAAATCCCCAGCCCGGGCTGCCCCAAACAGCCCATGTTCTTGAGCCGCTGTGCAGCTCAGCCCCTGACCAAGAGGCTCTTGTAGAGGTCATCGCCCACTATCTGTACTTTGTTTCCAATCTCACAGGTTAACTTGGAGTAATGCTCCCAGTCATCTTGATCAAACCGGTTTTCTATTGATACAATTGGATACTCAGCCACGAATGATTTGTAGAGATCTTTTAAAGCATTTCCTAATATCTTCTGCG
This region of Magnolia sinica isolate HGM2019 chromosome 1, MsV1, whole genome shotgun sequence genomic DNA includes:
- the LOC131251103 gene encoding enolase-like, encoding MSSTEVVIGMDVTASEFYGTDKTYDLNFKKEKNDGSQKILGNALKDLYKSFVAEYPIVSIENRFDQDDWEHYSKLTCEIGNKVQIVGDDLYKSLLVRG